CGGCCCCGGGGGCGGGCCCGTGCGGGGAGACCGGGCGGCCCGCGCGGCGGCCTTCTCCGCCGCGGCCACCTCCTTCGGAGGCTCGGCGGACGGGTCGTGCGCCTGCGGCGGCGGGACGGTCCACATCCACTCCCGCAGCCGCTCCTTCTCGTGCGTCAGCTCGGCGATGTCGTACTCGGCGTACTCGAACTCCGGCGACCAGAACAGCGCGTCGAACGGGCACACCTCGATGCAGATGCCGCAGTACATGCACAGCGCGAAGTCGATCGCGAACCGGTCGAGGACGTTGCGGGTCCGGGGCCGCCCGCCGCCTTCGGCCGGGAGGGTCTCCTTGTGCGAATCGATGTAGATGCACCAGTCGGGACACTCTCGGGCGCACAGCATGCACACCGTGCAGTTCTCCTCGAACAGCGCGATGACGCCCCTGCTGCGCGGCGGCAGGTCCGGTTGAACTTCGGGGTACTGGCGCGTTATGGACCGCCGCGTCATCGTCCGCAACGTGACCGCCAGCCCCTTGGCCAGCCCGCCTCCTGGTAGCCGTCCCACCGCCCCATGATTGCGCACGTTCGGCGCGGGGGGAACGCGGCGGGTTCGGCGTTCGTCCAACGAGGTATAGGTCGGGTGCTAGAGCGCAGGCTTGCGGCCGGGGAGGGCATGTGGGTCATCACGCGGAGCGCCCCTATGGTCCCGAGCCCGAGCCCCGCTCCCGGCCGGCGTCCGACCAGCCCGATCTTCCTCACCGGCCCCCGCCGGGGCCCGCGCGGCCCCCGCGCACGTCGCCCGGATGGCGCCCTCCGTATCCGGGTCCGCCCGTGGCCCCGCAGCCGCCCATGCCGTCGCCCATTCCGGCGCCCACCCCGGAGACGGCCCGCGGCATCGTGTGGGCTTTCGTGCCCTTCGTCACCCTCGGCTTCGGGACCCCGGCCTCGTTCCTGTACGCGGCCGCCCGGCGGCGGTCCATGGGACTCGGGGGCACCGCGGCCGGCTACGGCGCCGGCACGGCGGCCGTGCTGATGATGCTCCAGTCCGGCGACCCGTTCTTCCTCGTCATCGGCTCGTTCATGATGCTCCTGCTGTGGATCGCCGGGACGGGGCACGCGTTCGCCGTCCGGTCGTCGGTGTTCCCCCGCGAGATCCCCCGCAACGTGCTGAACGAGCACGCGATCGAGGTCGCCAAGTACCGGCGGTCGCTGCGCGAGCAGGCCCGCGCGCTCGCCGCCGAGGACCCGGCGCTCGCCCGAGAGCTGCGCATCGGCCGCCCCGACATGCCGCGCGCCTACGACGACGGCGGGCTCGTGGACGTCAACCACGCCCCCCGCGGGATCATCGAGGCCCTGCCCGGCATGACCCCGGAGCTCGCCGACCGCATCGTCCGCCGCCGCGCGCAGACGGGCGGGTTCGTCTCCGCCGAGGAGATGGCCGTCGACGCCGACGTCCCGCCGGACGTCCTCCCCCAGCTCGCCGACTTCACGATCTTCCTCCGCTGACCTCCGGGCGCCGGGGGCGCTCAGAGGGCGACCCTGAGGACGCCGGTCAGCGCGAGCTGGGCCAGCGACAGCGGGACGAGCCACGCCCAGGCGAGCTTCTGCAGCTGGTCCTCGCGCATGCGCGGGTAGCTGACCCGCAGCCAGATCACGCAGAACGCCAGCACGGCGACCTTCAGCAGCGTCCAGAGCCAGCCCAGCTCGGTGTTCAGGAACGGGCCCTTCCACCCGCCGAGGAACAGCACGGTCGTCAGCGCGCACAGCACGACGATCCCGGCGTACTCGGCCAGGATGAACAGCGCGAAGCGCAGCCCGCCGTACTCCGTGTACGGGCCGAAGATGATCTCCGAGTCGGCGACCGGCATGTCGAACGGCGGGCGCCTCAGCTCCGCCAGGCCCGCGACGAAGAAGACCACGCCTCCGACCGCCTGCCACGGCAGCCACCACCAGCGCCACTCCTCCACGACGCCCTGGAGCGACAGCCTCCCCGCCGCCATCGCCACCGACGACGCCGCGAACACCATCGGCAGCTCGTAGGACATCAGCTGCGCCGCGACCCGCATCCCGCCGAGCAGCGAGTACTTGTTCGCGCTCGCCCAGCCCGCCATGATCGCGCCGATCACGCCGACGCCCATCACGGCGAGCGCGAAGAACACCCCGGGGCCGAGGTCGAGCGCGACCTGCCCGCCGGGCCCGACCGGGACCACCAGCAGCACCAGCAGGTACGGGACGATCGCCACGCCCGGCGCCAGCCTGAACACCCACCGGTCGGCGTCGCGCGGGACCACGTCCTCCTTCTGCGCGAACTTGACGCCGTCGGCGACGAGCTGCGCCCAGCCGTGGAAACCGCCCGCGTACATGGGGCCGAGACGGCCCTGCATGTGCGCCATTACCTTGTGCTCGGCCTGCCCCACCAGCAGCGGGAGCACCGCGAACGCGCCCGCGACCAGCACCAGCTTGACCACGACCTCAAGCATTGGGCCCCCAGCCCTCCGGGACCCCGGGCGGACGGACGCGGCGGCGGCTCGGCGCCCCGTGCCCCGACTCGCCCGGTTCCTTCGCGCCCGGCCACGGCTTGGCGACGCGGGCGGCGAGCACGAAGTCCTTGCGCAGCGGGTGGCCCTCGAAACCGTCGGGCAGCAGCAGGGGGACGAGGTTCGGGTGGCCCTCGAAGAGGATGCCGAACATCTCCGCCGTCTCCCGCTCGTGCCACCCGGCGCCCCGGTAGACGCCCGTCGCCGTCGCCAGCACGGGCGCCCGCTTCGTGACGCGCGTGCGGACCAGC
The sequence above is a segment of the Actinomadura coerulea genome. Coding sequences within it:
- a CDS encoding NuoI/complex I 23 kDa subunit family protein → MGRLPGGGLAKGLAVTLRTMTRRSITRQYPEVQPDLPPRSRGVIALFEENCTVCMLCARECPDWCIYIDSHKETLPAEGGGRPRTRNVLDRFAIDFALCMYCGICIEVCPFDALFWSPEFEYAEYDIAELTHEKERLREWMWTVPPPQAHDPSAEPPKEVAAAEKAAARAARSPRTGPPPGPGERG
- a CDS encoding helix-hairpin-helix domain-containing protein, which encodes MPFVTLGFGTPASFLYAAARRRSMGLGGTAAGYGAGTAAVLMMLQSGDPFFLVIGSFMMLLLWIAGTGHAFAVRSSVFPREIPRNVLNEHAIEVAKYRRSLREQARALAAEDPALARELRIGRPDMPRAYDDGGLVDVNHAPRGIIEALPGMTPELADRIVRRRAQTGGFVSAEEMAVDADVPPDVLPQLADFTIFLR
- a CDS encoding complex I subunit 1/NuoH family protein, encoding MLEVVVKLVLVAGAFAVLPLLVGQAEHKVMAHMQGRLGPMYAGGFHGWAQLVADGVKFAQKEDVVPRDADRWVFRLAPGVAIVPYLLVLLVVPVGPGGQVALDLGPGVFFALAVMGVGVIGAIMAGWASANKYSLLGGMRVAAQLMSYELPMVFAASSVAMAAGRLSLQGVVEEWRWWWLPWQAVGGVVFFVAGLAELRRPPFDMPVADSEIIFGPYTEYGGLRFALFILAEYAGIVVLCALTTVLFLGGWKGPFLNTELGWLWTLLKVAVLAFCVIWLRVSYPRMREDQLQKLAWAWLVPLSLAQLALTGVLRVAL
- a CDS encoding NADH-quinone oxidoreductase subunit C, which translates into the protein MSPRPTGAELADAWTARFGDEVTTEETFGGLAVGVAPELWVDALTFARDDLACGFFDWLTGVDEMEDGFAVVVHVYSLERRHHLLVRTRVTKRAPVLATATGVYRGAGWHERETAEMFGILFEGHPNLVPLLLPDGFEGHPLRKDFVLAARVAKPWPGAKEPGESGHGAPSRRRVRPPGVPEGWGPNA